The nucleotide sequence AAGTGGAGTGGATGCGGAGTCATCCGTCCTCTAGCAAAACGGCTGACAAGGGCATGACAGCTTTCGCGGCGGCCCCGGCCTGGGCAGGAGAACGACTCCAAGAACCTAACGGGCATCGGTACTGAGACCCGGACTGGGAAGGGGTTCCCCGGGGGTGGCCGAGGGGGGAGGTGCGGCGGGAGGGCACCGGGAGCCGTGAGCCGGGATGTGTGCTGGTGTACCCGCCGGCCGGCTTCGAGTTTCACCACGAGTCGAAGGGCGCTGTCTGGAGGATGGGCCAGCATGCCTACGTCGCTTTCTTCCCCGGGCGCTGGTACTCCGTCGGGCCCCGCTTGGACACGAACGGCCGGGTGCTAGAGTAGTACTGGAACGTCGAGACCCCGCCCGTCTGCGAGCCGGCTCGGATCTGGCAGTACGCCGTCGAACTCGACGTGCGCTGCACCGCCGACCGCACCTGTGAGGTCTGCGACCTGGCGGAGTTCGAGACCAGGCGGGACCTGTATCCCCCCGAGTGGACGGAGTCGTCCTTGCGGGCGGTCGAGGAGATCGGGGCGCACGGCGGTGAGGCTCGCTGGCCGATGCTCCCGGACGGGGGTAACCCCGAGACCCTCGGTGTGTTCTTGACCTGGCCTGAGCGCCTCGCGCATCATAGCGCATTACCGAAGCGGAACCGCCCGTGCTCTTCCGAGAAGCGTTGGAGGTCGGGGCTTCCAGAGGAAGCCCCCTTCGGGGAGCTTGCGGCACAGGTCGAGAAGCTGAAAAGGCCGCTCGCTCACGGCCTTGAGCGCGAACCCGGGAATGATGCCCACAGTGGCCACCCCTTTCTACCTAACGGCCTTCCGGATAGGAGTATGAGAGCCGCTCAGCCCGGAAGACTGCCTGCCCGCCACAAGGGTATCGTGCCGACCTTGACAACAGCATGTCAGCTTTGGCAGGGTGCTCGCCCCCGCGTGACCGGGAGTGCCGCCCACCCTGTACCGAGCTGTACGGCGGGCATGGCCCGGGGGTAACTGTGTGGCGAATACGTTGCAGGAACGTACCAGAAGCGTGTCGAATGCGCCCTTCGAGAGGAGGAAACGGCTTGGAAAGCCGGGGGTCGGGCCAGGCGAACCGGGCGGCATCCCCAACCGTTCGGGCCATTGCCAGGGAGGCGGGAGTGAGCCCGTCGACGGTTTCTCGCGTCCTGCGCTCGCCGGACGGTGTCAGCGACGAGGCGCGCCGGCGGGTCCTGGGAGCGATTGACAGATTGGGCTCGACCCCCGATGAGGTGAGGTTGTCGGCATCGCTGAAGCTGAAGGCCCTCACGAAGTCTGCCCACAGTCAGGCCAGGGGGTTGTTGGGGCTCATCGTTCCGGACGTCAGTACCGCCTTTTACGTCGAGGTCCTCAAGGGGGTCGAGGCCGAGGCCTACAACAGGGGGTACGGCCTGGTGCTTTACACCACAGCAGGGCGCGGGCACGATGAGGTGATTCGCAGATCCCTGGAAGCGGATCAGGCTCAAGGGCTGATCATCATGACCCCTCGCGGTGGCGCGTCCCGGGCGCTTCTGGAGCGCAACGCACGCGCCATTCCCCCTGTCGTCGTGGTGGACCATCGCAGCGAAGGCAGCCCTTTCCCGCATGTCGCCGTGGACAACCTCAAGGGGGCCATGGATGCAACCACTTATCTCATCAAAAGAGGCTACCGGCGCATCGCGTTCATCACGGGCGAACTCTCGATCCAGTCTGCCGTTGACCGTCTCCGGGGGTACCGCCTCGCGCTCGAGGAAGCGGGTATAGGGTTTGACCCGCAGCTGGTGGTGCGCGGGGATTTTCGTACCCCTTCGGGGTATCGGGCAGCAAGAGAATGGCTCGACCAGAAGCAACCGCTTCCCGACGTCTGGTTTTGCTCCAACGACCTCATGGCTTTTGGCGTCCTGCAGGCCCTTCACGAGGCTGGCGTGTCCGTGCCAGGGGATACGGCCGTGATGGGTTTCGACGACATTCCCATGGCACAGGCGACGCTGCCGCCGCTCACCACGGTGGCGCAACCCATGACGGAGATGGGTGCGCTCGCGGTGCGGATGGTGGCCAGCATGCTCGAAGGAGGGGAGGTGGCCGTTCCCCGAGTCGTCCTCGAAACCCGCTTGGTCATCCGTCAGTCGGCTTGAGCCGGAGAGGAGTTGACAGGGGATGGCGATTCTGCGACGCAGCAGAGGGTTGCGCAATCTTGGAACCGGTATTTTGTCGGTTGTGCTTGTCCTTGCGCTCGGGGCCGGTGCCTCGGCAAAGACCACCATCACGGTTGGGGTGTTTCCTGACCTCGACTCCGTCATCAAGGCGGTCATCCCGGAGTTCAACAAGGCGTACCCCGATATCGAGATCAAGCTCCAGGCGCTCGGGTACGCCGACCACCATAACGCTTTGCTCACGGCTCTCGCCACTGGCTCGGGCGCTCCGGACGTGGTGGCCGTCGAGATCGGCTACCTCGGACGCTTCGCCGTCCAGGGCGGCCTCACCGATCTGAGCAAGCCTCCTTTCAGTGGCGGGCAGTACCGAGATCTGTTCGTGCCTTACGCCTGGGGCCAGGCCACGACGGCGGACGGCCGGATCGTGGCCATGCCCGCTGACATCGGACCAGGGACCATGTTCTACCGCCGCGACGTGGTGCAGGCCGCCGGGCTCGACATCAACACGGTGAACACGTGGGACGAACTGGTGGCGTTCGGCCGTAAGGTGACCCGGGATACCAACGGCGACGGCAAGCCGGATGTGTTCCTCATCGCGGCTGCCTCGACCATCGCCGACGCCATGTACAGGGGCAACATCCCAGAAGGTGAGGGCGTCTATTTCGATGCCCGCGGCCGCACCGTCGTGGAGAGCCCCCGATTCGTCAAGGCCTTTACGGTCGCCCAGCAGGTGCGCCGAGCCGGCCTGGACGCCCGTATCGGTTCCTGGAGCAACGAATGGTACGAGGCGTTCAAGCGGGGCACTGTGGCAGTGGAGTTGTCCGGAGCCTGGCTGGCCGGCCATCTGCAAAACTGGATGGCGCCAGACACAGCGGGCAAGTGGGGCGCCCGCGACCTGCCCGAGAACATGTACGTGAGCTGGGGCGGGTCGTTCTACGCCATTCCCGAGCAATCGAAGAACAAGGCTGATGCATGGAAGCTGGTCCAGTTCCTGACGACCCGCCGAGACATCCAGTTGCTGGCGTTCAGGACCACCAACGCGTTCCCCGCGCTGCGGGCCGCGCTGGACGACCCGACCTTCGACGAGCCCGTGCCGTTCCTTGGTGGACAGAAGGCTCGCCGGATGTGGGCCGAAGCGGCCAGCAAGGTGCACGCATCGGTGATCCATCCGGGCGACCCCGTCGCCCAGGAGATCGTGACGTCCGCCCTGACCCAGGTGCTCGAGGAGGGCAAGGACGTCAAACAGGCCTTGGCCGAGGCCAAGCAGCTCATCGAACGGCGGGTGCGGCGGTGAAAGCCGTGCAGGGGCCGGGTCACAAGCTGGACGGGCCCACTTCGCATGGGGCCGGGCCGGCTGGCCACCCGGCCCCGGCCCTTTCGACCCGGGCGGCGGCCGACACAGCGCTCCGCACGAGGCGCTGGGGGGTCAACCGGTCCCGCTGGCAGCGGCGGGCCGCGCCCTACATCTTCGTCAGCCCGTTTTTCATCCTGTTTGCCATCTTCGGTCTGTACCCCATCGCCTTCTCATTGTACCTGTCGTTTCACAACTGGAACGCCGTGGGCGGGCTCGGGACGATGGAATGGGTCGGCATTGAGAACTACGCGTTCTTGCTGACCGACCCCTGGTTCTGGAAGTCCCTGTGGAATACCGTGGTGCTGCTGGTCGTATCGGGCCTGCCGCAGCACGTCATCGCCATTCCGCTCGCTTTCATCCTCAACTCGGGGCTGGTGCGGCTACGCAATCTCTTCAGCTCCTCGTACTTCATGCCCTACATCACCTCCACCGTCGCGGTGAGCATGATCTTCGCCACCATCTACGGCACCCAGTACGGGGCTCTGAATGCGGCGCTGAGCTGGCTGCAACAGCACGCCGGGCTTGGATGGCTGTTCGACCTGGTCGGCCTCGAGATGCCGGTCAACTGGCTAGGGCGGGCCCCTTATATCAAGCCGGCTATCGCGATGCTGGTCGTCTGGCGATGGTTTGGCTGGAACACCGTGCTCTACCTGGCGGGCCTTCAGACCATTCCACGGGAGCTTTACGAGGCGGCCATGGTGGACGGCGCCGGCGTTTACCAGCAGTTCCGGTGGATCACGCTGCCGCTACTCAAGCCCATCGTCTTCTTCGCGATGACGCTCACCATCATCGGCAACATGCAGCTCTTCGACGAACCCTACATCCTCACCAACGGCACGGGCGGTACCAGTGAGGCCGGGTTGACGGTCGCGCTGTACCTGTACCGGACGGGCTTCGAGTGGCTGTACATGGGGTCGGCGGCGGCCATGTCGTGGGCGTTGTTTCTCGTCATCGTCGGATTGTCGTTTGCCAACTTCCGCCTCATCGGGCGGGCCGGGCTCGAGCGCCGCGGCGGGTGAGGAAGGGCGGGAACGACCGATGCAGCGTTTGGCTTCGTGGCCGGCGAAGGTAGTCATTTACATCTTGCTCGGAGCCATGGCGGCCCTGACCGCGTTCCCGTTCTACTGGATGTTCGTCCTGGCCAGCCACGACCGCTCGACCATCTTCCGGGCGCCGCCGCCCATGTGGTTCGGGGACGCCGCCTCGGCCAACTACCACCGGCTCGTGGGAACCCTCCCCTTCTGGCGCAACGCGTGGAACAGCCTCTACACGGCCCTCATGGCCACGGCCACGACGCTGTTCTTCTGCAGCCTGGCCGGGTTCGGCTTTGCCATGTACGACTTCAAGGGGCGGGATGCGCTGTTCGGGTTCTTGCTGGCCACCATGATGGTGCCGGGGCTTTTGGGGATCATCCCGTACTACCTGATCATCAAGTGGTTGGGCTGGCTCAACTTCCCCCGGGCGCTGTACGTCCCGGGGATGGCTTCCGCGTTCGGGATCTTCCTGATGCGCCAGTACATCGCAAGCGCCGTGCCGGCCGACCTGCTCGACGCCGGGCGCATCGACGGCCTCAGCGAGTTCGGCCTGTACCGCACGGTGGTGGTCCCCCTGATCAAGCCCGCGATGGGCACGCTCGGCATCATCACCTTCGTCGGGCAGTGGAACAACTTCATGGGCGCCCTCATCGTGCTAAAGGAGCGGGAGGCCTACACGCTCCCGCTGGCCCTGCGGTCGCTGCAGGGGCTCATCTCGACGGACTGGGGCGCCCTCATGCTGGGGACGGCCCTCAGCGTGCTGCCGCTGCTGATGGCTTTCGTCGTGGGGTCTCGCCGGATCATCGAGGGGCTCACGGCAGGCGCTTTGAAGGGGTGAGAAGGGGTGCTCCGCTTTCCGGAGGGGTTCCTGTGGGGCTGTGCGACGGCGGCATACCAGATAGAAGGCTCTCCGCTCGCCGATGGTGCCGGCCCGTCGATATGGCACCGGTTCAGCCACACGCCGGGAAACGTCGAACGCGGCGACACCGGCGACGTGGCCTGCGACCACTACCGCCGGTGGCGGGACGACGTCGCCCTCATGCGGGAGCTGGGGTTGAAGGCGTATCGGTTTTCGGTAGCCTGGCCCCGAGTGCTGCCGGACGGGCGGGGGGCGGTCAACGAGACGGGCCTGGCTTTCTACCATCGCCTGGTGGACGCGCTGCTCGAAGCCGGCATCGTTCCCTTCATCACGCTGTATCACTGGGATCTCCCGGGCGCCCTGCAGGACCTCGGTGGCTGGGCCAACCGGGACGTGGCCGGGTGGTTCGCCGACTACGCGGCGCTCCTGTTTGACCGGTTGGGGGACCGGGTGCGCCATTGGATCACCCTGAACGAGCCGTGGTGTGTGGCGCACCTGGGGTACATCGCCGGCGTCCACGCCCCCGGGATGCGGGATCTGTGGGCGGGGCTCAGGGCGGTTCACCACCTGCTGCTGGCTCATGGCCGGGCGGTGCAGGCGTTTAGGGCGAGCAACGTCAAAAAGGGTCGAATAGGCATCACGCTCAACCTGGCCCCTCAGTACCCGGCGAGCCGGTCGGAGGCGGACCTCGCCGCGGCCCAACGCGCCGACGCCTATCACAATCGTCTCGTTCTCGACCCCATCTTCAGCGGTCGGTATCCGGAGCTCCTGGTCCGCCGCTTCAACGACGCCTGGCCTGACGCGCCGCAGGCGGACCTCGAGACCATTGCCACCCCCATCGACTTTCTCGGCATCAACTACTACAGCCGGGGTGTGGTGGCCCACGCGCCCGGGGCGGGGTTCCTGGAGACGCGGAGCGTTGCCCAGCCTGGCCCGCACACGGCCATGGGCTGGGAGATCTATCCCGAGGGGCTCTTCGAACTGCTGGTCCGGATCCACGGCGAGTACGGGGGTCCCACCCTCTACATCACGGAAAACGGCGCGGCTTTCGATGACCGCCTGGAGCCGTCGGGCGGCGTCCATGACACCGACCGGCTCGACTACCTGCGACGGCACTTCCTACAGGCGCACCGGGCCATCGAGGCGGGGGTACGGCTGCAGGGCTACTTCGTTTGGTCGCTCATGGACAACTTCGAGTGGGCGCACGGCTATTCGAAGCGCTTCGGAATCGTCTACGTGGACTACGAGACCCAGCGGCGCGTTATCAAGCAAAGCGGGCACTGGTACCGCGAGATCATCGCTCGAAACGGGCTGGAGAATGGGGATGCGGTCTGATGGGAGCCGTTGTTCGCCACCGCGCCCTGCTTCCCAGCCGGATCCGGGGCTGGCTCTCCCTGGCTGCCGCGTTGGCC is from Limnochorda sp. L945t and encodes:
- a CDS encoding ABC transporter substrate-binding protein produces the protein MAILRRSRGLRNLGTGILSVVLVLALGAGASAKTTITVGVFPDLDSVIKAVIPEFNKAYPDIEIKLQALGYADHHNALLTALATGSGAPDVVAVEIGYLGRFAVQGGLTDLSKPPFSGGQYRDLFVPYAWGQATTADGRIVAMPADIGPGTMFYRRDVVQAAGLDINTVNTWDELVAFGRKVTRDTNGDGKPDVFLIAAASTIADAMYRGNIPEGEGVYFDARGRTVVESPRFVKAFTVAQQVRRAGLDARIGSWSNEWYEAFKRGTVAVELSGAWLAGHLQNWMAPDTAGKWGARDLPENMYVSWGGSFYAIPEQSKNKADAWKLVQFLTTRRDIQLLAFRTTNAFPALRAALDDPTFDEPVPFLGGQKARRMWAEAASKVHASVIHPGDPVAQEIVTSALTQVLEEGKDVKQALAEAKQLIERRVRR
- a CDS encoding carbohydrate ABC transporter permease; translation: MQRLASWPAKVVIYILLGAMAALTAFPFYWMFVLASHDRSTIFRAPPPMWFGDAASANYHRLVGTLPFWRNAWNSLYTALMATATTLFFCSLAGFGFAMYDFKGRDALFGFLLATMMVPGLLGIIPYYLIIKWLGWLNFPRALYVPGMASAFGIFLMRQYIASAVPADLLDAGRIDGLSEFGLYRTVVVPLIKPAMGTLGIITFVGQWNNFMGALIVLKEREAYTLPLALRSLQGLISTDWGALMLGTALSVLPLLMAFVVGSRRIIEGLTAGALKG
- a CDS encoding GH1 family beta-glucosidase, which produces MLRFPEGFLWGCATAAYQIEGSPLADGAGPSIWHRFSHTPGNVERGDTGDVACDHYRRWRDDVALMRELGLKAYRFSVAWPRVLPDGRGAVNETGLAFYHRLVDALLEAGIVPFITLYHWDLPGALQDLGGWANRDVAGWFADYAALLFDRLGDRVRHWITLNEPWCVAHLGYIAGVHAPGMRDLWAGLRAVHHLLLAHGRAVQAFRASNVKKGRIGITLNLAPQYPASRSEADLAAAQRADAYHNRLVLDPIFSGRYPELLVRRFNDAWPDAPQADLETIATPIDFLGINYYSRGVVAHAPGAGFLETRSVAQPGPHTAMGWEIYPEGLFELLVRIHGEYGGPTLYITENGAAFDDRLEPSGGVHDTDRLDYLRRHFLQAHRAIEAGVRLQGYFVWSLMDNFEWAHGYSKRFGIVYVDYETQRRVIKQSGHWYREIIARNGLENGDAV
- a CDS encoding carbohydrate ABC transporter permease: MKAVQGPGHKLDGPTSHGAGPAGHPAPALSTRAAADTALRTRRWGVNRSRWQRRAAPYIFVSPFFILFAIFGLYPIAFSLYLSFHNWNAVGGLGTMEWVGIENYAFLLTDPWFWKSLWNTVVLLVVSGLPQHVIAIPLAFILNSGLVRLRNLFSSSYFMPYITSTVAVSMIFATIYGTQYGALNAALSWLQQHAGLGWLFDLVGLEMPVNWLGRAPYIKPAIAMLVVWRWFGWNTVLYLAGLQTIPRELYEAAMVDGAGVYQQFRWITLPLLKPIVFFAMTLTIIGNMQLFDEPYILTNGTGGTSEAGLTVALYLYRTGFEWLYMGSAAAMSWALFLVIVGLSFANFRLIGRAGLERRGG
- a CDS encoding LacI family DNA-binding transcriptional regulator; this encodes MESRGSGQANRAASPTVRAIAREAGVSPSTVSRVLRSPDGVSDEARRRVLGAIDRLGSTPDEVRLSASLKLKALTKSAHSQARGLLGLIVPDVSTAFYVEVLKGVEAEAYNRGYGLVLYTTAGRGHDEVIRRSLEADQAQGLIIMTPRGGASRALLERNARAIPPVVVVDHRSEGSPFPHVAVDNLKGAMDATTYLIKRGYRRIAFITGELSIQSAVDRLRGYRLALEEAGIGFDPQLVVRGDFRTPSGYRAAREWLDQKQPLPDVWFCSNDLMAFGVLQALHEAGVSVPGDTAVMGFDDIPMAQATLPPLTTVAQPMTEMGALAVRMVASMLEGGEVAVPRVVLETRLVIRQSA